The Tamandua tetradactyla isolate mTamTet1 chromosome 23, mTamTet1.pri, whole genome shotgun sequence genomic interval TTTCCACTTTCATCTAGTGTGaagaatgctgctgtgaacactggcaTTCAagcatctgtttgagtccttgctttaaCTTCTCTTGGGCATATTCCTACAGGAGGAGTTGCTAGCTCACGCAGTAAAATACGTGTAACTCTGCGAGGATACACCAAACTCTCTCTTACAGTGGCCACACCCTTTCACACCCCATCAGCGCTGACGGGGGCCCCAGTTTCTCACCAGCATCTGTTACTCTGGTGCTCTCTTTTCTCACAGGCTTATCAGAGCTGTTGCCCAGTTTTGCCTTTAAAATATCCAGAACTTGAtcacttctcaccacctcctTTGCTTCCATCCTGGTCCGAGCCGCTGTCACCTTCAGCCAGGTTCACTTCCACAATTCCCCAAAGGAGATGCCTCCCTCCAGCCTCGCCCCTTCTAGTGGTCTCCTAGGGCCGCTGTAAAAATGACCACAAActggtggcttaaacaacagaaatccaTTCTCTCTTGGTTTCGGAGtccaaaagtctgaaatcaaggtgtagaGGAGGGCTGGTCCCTGCTGGAGGCTCTCAGAGCGAATCTGCCCCATACCTCCCTCtgcttggcattccttggctgtAGACCCGTCACTCTCATCTTTGTCTCGGTCTCCACAAGGCCTGTTCATCTGTGTCTTCGCCCTTATCTCCTTTCATAAGGACACCTGTCGTTGGACTTAGAGCCCACCAGGTAACCCAGGGCAGTCTCAGCTCAGGATCCTTCACTCAgttccatctgcaaagacccttttccaAATCAAGTCCTATTTGTAAGGCCCAGGTGGGCGTATCTTTTGGGGGTCACTATTCCACCACTTCATCCTTCTACCATCTTCTCTTAACACCGCACCCAGAGCTGCCCTGTGAAAACTTCAGTGAAATCCCAAGATTCTTCTACATAAAACCTTCCAGTGGCTCCTGTGTCACTCAGGGCGAAAGTTGGAGTTGCTCCGATGGCCGTGAGCCCTTTGCCGTCCATCCAAGCGAACTCTGCTGCCATCTGCACACCACCCTCCCGGCCCCCCACGGCGTCTCAGTCTCCCACGCACACTCCCCTTTGGGATCTGCTCTGCTCTTCCATCCTGGCACTCTCCCCCGCCTCTCAGCGGTGCCATTTACTTATGTGTTTGCTGTCTGACCCCAATCTCTAGAATGTCCCCTCCAGGACCAGGGCGAGGGTCCTGGTTTATTCGGAATTCCGAATTCATAGGGCCCGGAATGCTGCCTGGCTCATAGGGCACaagataaatgtttgttgagtgactgTGTGAACAACAATATCAATACCTACCCCAGAGGGGGGTGTGAGGACCAAGTGAGATGAGGCTTATAAAGCCCATAGCCTGGCATGTGGTGACCCTCAGAAATGTCACCATCATCTTCATAGCATGGTCATTATCCTGGTCATCGCCACCACTGTCAACATCGTTTTCGTACTCATCATCATATCTTCATCATTATCGTTGccgccatcatcatcatcatcatcatcatcatcatcatcatcatcatcatcatcatatcatCATTAGAAGGAGCAGCAGTAGCTGTAGCCATAGGGTTGGTAGCAAGAATGCTAATTTTTTTGCCCAGGCTTCCGGCTCCTGGCTCACAGTAGATGCACCGTGTAAGGTTTGTTGATTGAATGCTGGATGTTAGTAACTGTTCTGTGCCTGATGTGCTCTGTTTCTCTTCCAAGCCATGCACGGGGTGTTTGTCATTCTGCTGCCACTCAGCCTTATCCTGATGGTCTTTGGGGGAATGGCGGGGTTTCTGAGCTTCCTCGTCAGAGCctacctcctcctcctgctcacTGGGGTCCTCTTCCTCTTTGGAGGTAGGTGCCCACCTGGCCTGGGGCTCAGATGCCAGGAGGGGCTGGGCAGTGCCAGGCACCGGCCCTCAGCAGgggagggggtgtgtgtgtgtgcgtccCATCACCTCTCTGGGactcggtttccccatctgtgacaTCACACACCTGGGAGAGATGAGTCGTATCCCACTTTGGTTCCAAGAAGGAAGCAGTGGCGAGGGGGCAAGTGCTGAGAGTCATTTCATTAGTTCACGAAAGAAGCATGTATTCTCCTTGTCCTCACTCACAACAGCTTCAAGCTCTTTGGGGCTGTAGGCTTGCAGGAGACCCTCGCATTGCCACCGTTGCTCTCTCATCTCGACCTGCCGCTCGCTTtggctaatttaaaaaaaaaaggaagacagatAATGCTTGGGTTAATAAGTTTGTTTGGCAGACCAgaagctttaaaaaatgggatcAGGCTTCCCGCTGTCTGTTTTGTGGCTGTCCCTGCTTCCTGTGCACTTGAGCTGGTTCATCAGTAAAAAAAGAGGCAgctgatcacacacacacacacaacatccTCAATGGGGATGCAGGGCTCTAAATCCATATCTCCTGAGACCCACAGTGTGCCAGGTGCTTTCTTGAGATGAGCCAACAGACCGGGCTCCAGCCCCTGAGGAGCTTACAGCCAGCTGAGGGAGACAGACGTTCGTCAGACAATCACACAAATGAATGCAACATTGCAATTCTGACAGTGCGGTGATGGAGAGCTGGGTGGTGCTGTGAAGTCATGGGGTGGGGACGGGAGGTCAACCAGGTCAGGGTGTCCAGAAAGGGTTAATGAGCTGGGATGTGGAGGATGGACCCAGGGTAGGACATGCGGAgccagcatgtgcaaaggtcctgtggcagGAAGGAGCATGGAGGCTGGGGTGAGGGCAAGGCCAGAGTGGTGGAGCGGGAAGAACAAGGAGGAGGGAAACCAGGGGAGGGTTTTCTTTGTGCTGCTCCGTTTTACATCCCCACGCCAATGCTCTAGAGTCCCcagtgtggttttgatctgcTCTCCCTGCCGCCCCTGCAGCCCTGGTGACCCTCGCCGGGATCAGCGTCTACATCGCCTACTCGGCCGCCGCCTTCCGGGAGGCCCTGGGCCTCTTGGAGGAGAAGTCCCTGCTGGACCAGGTGGACATCCGCTTCGGCTGGTCCCTGGCCTTGGGCTGGGTCAGCTTCATCGCTGAGCTGCTCACCGGGCTGGCCTTCCTGGCAGCAGCCCTCGTGCTAAGCTTGAGACGACAGCAGGATGGGGCCATATGAGCCTGGACGCCTGGTCATTGTGGGGAGGTGGGGCTTGGCTTGGGAAAGGGGGCCCATGAAATCATCTCACTGGGTCTCCTCCATGCACTGGAGGGGATCAGTAGCCAGCCTGCGAACCTCTATGTCTGAACTCCAGGCAGGCATGGCTGTGCAGCTGTGAGTTCCTGTGGGCTGGAGAAGGACTGTGACCTATAGCCACACTTGAGTCCCTAATCACATACAGACCTTCAGAGATCGCCATGTCCACCCGTGCCGTCTGACATCATTTCACCCTGACCCTTTGTATCAGTTCCTCTTCTTTGTTCAAGAAGTGGAGGATCAGAGAAGTTAGGGCACTTGTGCAAAGGCACACAGCAAGTTAGCGGCAGACTCGGTCTCAAGGCAGATCTCCTCCAAGACCAGTGCTTGCTTTCCAGGCACAGCTTTTCCAGAGAGGCATGAGGCTGGCTGACAGCAGCGCGGTTAGTGTGTGTGTGAAACATATCCCACACCAGACACTGCACACAGTGGTGATGTGACCATGAACCCAGGTAGGAAGGCACCGTGGGAAACCCCACAGGGAAGACAGCAGTGATCTGGGGTCTGGCAGAGTTTCCTTCCCAGCCCAGCTCCCAGCTACTCCGTCAGGCATGTGCTTGTTTGGTCTAGGGTCCTGCGCCTGGGTAGGGAAATGCATAGTTTGTGCAATGATTGTTATCAATTAGTGCCCTGCTTTTGAAACGTAAAGTAGGGTCATCACAGAGATGAGAGACCCTCCTGATCGACTGGGTGTTCAGTGTGCTGGGCCCCCTTACCTATCACCTCATAATTGTTGGGAACCTCCATGGGAAGCCAAGGGCAGACAGAAAACTTGCAATGTGCAGGGGAGAATAATCAGCAAACTCTCTTTTGCAGGGAAGATTTATCAGCAACACTCACAATTAGTTGGGAAGGGTCATCTAAAAAAACAATTAGCAGCTCCTTGGACTGTCATCTTTGTGCTTAGTCGTCAACGCCTGATGTTAGCCTGTCACACTCAAGGCTGTGCCTAAAGTTATTTCCACGTGTCAGTGTTAACACAACACACTCAAGGCTGTGCTTAAAGTAATTGCCACATGGAAGTGTTGACTGAACTCAGTCCCCT includes:
- the TMEM114 gene encoding transmembrane protein 114 isoform X1; its protein translation is MRVSLGALAAAAALSGALSFVLLAAAIGTDFWYIIDTERLERSGPGAQDLGGAANRSQLEPLSSHSGLWRTCPVQSPCTPLMNPFWHENVTVSDSSRQLLTMHGVFVILLPLSLILMVFGGMAGFLSFLVRAYLLLLLTGVLFLFGALVTLAGISVYIAYSAAAFREALGLLEEKSLLDQVDIRFGWSLALGWVSFIAELLTGLAFLAAALVLSLRRQQDGAI